From Bombus huntii isolate Logan2020A chromosome 4, iyBomHunt1.1, whole genome shotgun sequence, one genomic window encodes:
- the LOC126865290 gene encoding uncharacterized protein LOC126865290 isoform X2, with amino-acid sequence MNMWFWFGNNLGNFLLPKYNVTTTSSFFCTCLGLFALAILYEVCNGLRGVFKYFIGLGYWIFGLKLIELNVERFFEKRTLLDCDKECADNIVHCQGDELTVSVIAEQFVTEATVEVHMPKDALQH; translated from the exons ATGAATATGTGGTTTTGGTTTGGAAACAATTTAGGCAACTTTCTTTTACCGAAGTATAATGTTACTACAACTTCCAGTTTCTTCTGCACCTGCTTAGGTTTATTTGCACTTGCAATATTATACGAGG TATGCAATGGTCTACGTGGAGTTTTCAAGTATTTCATTG GTCTTGGATATTGGATATTTGGCCTAAAACTTATAGAACTGAATGTGGAACGATTTTTTGAAAAACGTACTCTGTTAGATTGTGATAAGGAATGTGCTG ATAACATAGTACATTGCCAGGGAGATGAATTAACAGTCTCTGTTATCGCTGAACAGTTTGTAACAGAAGCTACTGTTGAGGTTCATATGCCAAAAGATGCTTTACAAcattaa
- the LOC126865290 gene encoding high affinity copper uptake protein 1-like isoform X1: MNMWFWFGNNLGNFLLPKYNVTTTSSFFCTCLGLFALAILYEGMKVLQIKLHQSTSTLIQNQSPTISENSCLLSKISSRSIRKHVSLHCMQWSTWSFQVFHWFVHTFLGYLLMLAIMTYNVYINIAIVLGGGLGYWIFGLKLIELNVERFFEKRTLLDCDKECADNIVHCQGDELTVSVIAEQFVTEATVEVHMPKDALQH, encoded by the exons ATGAATATGTGGTTTTGGTTTGGAAACAATTTAGGCAACTTTCTTTTACCGAAGTATAATGTTACTACAACTTCCAGTTTCTTCTGCACCTGCTTAGGTTTATTTGCACTTGCAATATTATACGAGGGTATGAAagttttacaaattaaattacatcAAAGTACTTCAACCCTTATACAAAATCAAAGCCCAACAATATCAGAGAATTCTTGTTTACTGTCTAAAATATCTTCAAGATCTATTAGAAAACATGTTTCTTTACATtg TATGCAATGGTCTACGTGGAGTTTTCAAGTATTTCATTGGTTTGTACATACCTTTCTTGGTTATCTTTTAATGTTAGCTATTATGACATATAatgtatacataaatattgCTATTGTACTGGGAGGAGGTCTTGGATATTGGATATTTGGCCTAAAACTTATAGAACTGAATGTGGAACGATTTTTTGAAAAACGTACTCTGTTAGATTGTGATAAGGAATGTGCTG ATAACATAGTACATTGCCAGGGAGATGAATTAACAGTCTCTGTTATCGCTGAACAGTTTGTAACAGAAGCTACTGTTGAGGTTCATATGCCAAAAGATGCTTTACAAcattaa